A DNA window from Corynebacterium ciconiae DSM 44920 contains the following coding sequences:
- a CDS encoding thioesterase family protein: protein MSNAYFTRRSATEFVATELTAGAWNPKEIHIAPALGLLTHILQEDFAARRGEDNLDLSRISFDILGTAPIGEVRVDTEVIRPGRTIELVQARLIIGDRPVAIARGWFSTAFDTARIESTALERMPSRYAIPTWNFLEAWEGAFVDSVDAHRTVISPGHAQGWLSSRTPLLEGVKVSPLVKLMTVVDIVNGLVLKHNPKEVAYPNIDLSIHLFRSPEGHWFGADTTMSIGPAGHGLTHTHLHDEKGPIGVLSQTLTVRP from the coding sequence ATGTCAAACGCCTATTTCACTCGCAGGAGCGCCACCGAGTTTGTTGCCACTGAGCTCACGGCCGGCGCGTGGAATCCGAAAGAGATTCATATCGCCCCCGCGTTGGGACTGCTCACTCACATCCTGCAGGAGGATTTCGCCGCCCGCCGCGGTGAGGACAACCTAGATCTCTCTCGGATCAGCTTTGACATCTTGGGCACCGCCCCGATTGGCGAGGTGCGGGTGGATACCGAGGTGATTCGCCCCGGCCGCACCATCGAGTTGGTGCAGGCGCGGCTGATCATTGGCGATCGCCCCGTGGCCATTGCCCGCGGCTGGTTTTCCACCGCCTTCGATACCGCACGCATCGAATCGACTGCACTGGAGCGCATGCCCTCCCGCTACGCCATTCCCACATGGAATTTCCTCGAGGCGTGGGAGGGCGCCTTTGTCGATAGTGTGGATGCGCACCGCACGGTCATCAGCCCAGGCCATGCCCAGGGGTGGTTGTCTTCACGCACGCCCCTGCTCGAGGGGGTTAAGGTGTCGCCACTAGTGAAGCTAATGACGGTGGTGGACATCGTGAACGGGCTGGTGCTCAAGCACAACCCCAAGGAGGTGGCCTATCCCAATATCGATCTCAGCATTCACCTCTTCCGCTCCCCCGAAGGCCACTGGTTTGGCGCGGACACCACCATGAGCATCGGCCCCGCAGGCCATGGGCTCACCCACACCCATCTGCACGACGAGAAGGGCCCGATCGGGGTGTTGTCACAGACGCTGACAGTGCGGCCTTAA
- a CDS encoding solute carrier family 23 protein encodes MATSTPTAVQRTHPVHHVPSPGKLAALGLQHVLAFYAGAVIVPLLIASSLNLDAETTIHLINADLLTCGIATLIQVVGIGKHVGVRLPLVQGVTTTAVAPIIAIGLGVTDGQGGAESLPTIYGAVIAAGLFTFFVAPLFGRLLRFFPPVVTGTVLLVMGTSLLAVSANDFTNYAEGTPDSRDLAYAFGTLAIIVLVQRFFRGFMGTLSVLFGLVLGTAAALLLGDTDLSKVGDAAPLGITTPFYFGVPQFNAAAIVSLLIVMVITMVETTGDVFATGEIVRKRIGKPDVERAIRADGLSTLLGGVLNSFPYTCFAQNVGLVRITGVKSRWVAASAAGFMILLGLLPKAGAIVASIPAPVLGGASLALFANVAWVGMQTIGKSDWKDDRNAVIVTTALGLAMLVTFKPEIADALSEWARIFVSSGMTIGAITAIVLNIVFFHLGAQAGSDVARHNGRGVSLSSVNNMDREEFVRTLSPLFNEEKWPLERAWEARPFEDVQALREAVQVAVLMAEPEERIRLIDDYPDMATLVLSTTDSADERLHRARGSVGLGEADDVETEQLQLLANSYREKFGMPWVACLRTDATIETIIADGVHRLENSEEQELRRTLSEIVEIANDRFDMVLADANPVRSAWDRKFTEID; translated from the coding sequence GTGGCCACTTCCACCCCCACCGCCGTGCAGCGCACCCATCCTGTTCACCACGTCCCCTCCCCCGGCAAGCTCGCGGCCCTCGGCCTGCAGCACGTGCTGGCCTTCTACGCCGGCGCGGTGATCGTGCCGCTGCTGATCGCCAGCTCACTGAATCTGGACGCGGAAACCACTATTCACCTCATTAACGCCGATCTGCTGACCTGTGGCATCGCCACCCTGATTCAGGTGGTGGGCATAGGCAAGCACGTGGGCGTGCGGCTGCCGCTGGTGCAGGGTGTCACAACCACGGCGGTGGCGCCGATCATCGCGATCGGCCTCGGCGTGACCGACGGCCAGGGCGGTGCGGAGTCGCTGCCCACCATCTACGGCGCGGTGATTGCCGCCGGCCTCTTCACCTTCTTTGTTGCGCCGCTGTTTGGGCGCCTGCTGCGCTTCTTCCCGCCCGTGGTCACCGGCACCGTGCTGCTGGTGATGGGCACCTCGCTGCTGGCGGTCTCTGCCAATGACTTCACTAATTACGCCGAGGGCACCCCAGATTCCCGCGATCTCGCCTACGCCTTCGGCACCCTGGCCATCATCGTGTTGGTGCAGCGCTTCTTCCGTGGTTTCATGGGCACGCTCTCGGTGCTCTTCGGCCTGGTCCTGGGCACCGCCGCGGCGCTGCTATTGGGGGATACCGATCTGTCCAAGGTCGGCGATGCCGCCCCGCTGGGAATCACCACTCCTTTCTATTTCGGCGTGCCGCAGTTTAACGCCGCCGCAATCGTCTCCCTGCTCATCGTCATGGTGATCACCATGGTGGAAACCACCGGCGATGTTTTCGCCACCGGCGAGATCGTGCGCAAGCGCATTGGCAAGCCGGATGTGGAGCGCGCCATTCGCGCCGATGGCCTGTCCACCCTGCTCGGTGGTGTTCTCAATTCCTTCCCCTACACCTGCTTCGCCCAGAACGTTGGGCTGGTGCGCATCACCGGTGTGAAGTCGCGCTGGGTGGCCGCCTCCGCCGCGGGCTTCATGATCCTCTTGGGCCTTCTGCCCAAGGCGGGCGCTATCGTGGCCTCCATTCCCGCCCCGGTGCTCGGCGGTGCATCGCTGGCTTTGTTCGCCAACGTCGCTTGGGTGGGCATGCAAACCATCGGCAAGTCCGATTGGAAGGACGATCGCAACGCCGTGATCGTGACCACCGCGCTCGGCTTGGCGATGCTGGTGACCTTCAAACCCGAGATCGCTGATGCCCTGTCCGAATGGGCACGCATCTTTGTTTCCTCCGGCATGACCATTGGCGCAATCACCGCCATCGTGCTCAACATTGTGTTCTTCCACCTCGGCGCCCAGGCTGGCTCGGATGTGGCTCGGCATAATGGCCGCGGGGTGTCGTTGAGCTCTGTCAACAACATGGACCGCGAGGAGTTCGTGCGCACCCTCTCCCCGCTGTTCAATGAGGAGAAGTGGCCGCTGGAGCGCGCTTGGGAGGCCCGCCCCTTCGAGGATGTCCAGGCCCTACGCGAAGCGGTACAGGTGGCCGTGCTCATGGCCGAGCCGGAGGAGCGCATTCGCCTCATCGACGACTACCCCGATATGGCCACCCTCGTGCTCAGCACCACTGATTCTGCGGATGAGCGCCTGCACCGCGCCCGCGGCTCGGTGGGGCTTGGCGAGGCCGATGACGTAGAGACCGAGCAGCTGCAGCTGCTGGCCAACTCCTATCGCGAGAAGTTCGGCATGCCCTGGGTGGCCTGTCTGCGCACCGATGCCACCATCGAGACCATCATCGCCGATGGTGTGCACCGCCTCGAAAATTCCGAAGAACAAGAGCTGCGCCGCACTTTGAGCGAGATCGTCGAGATCGCTAATGACCGCTTCGACATGGTGCTTGCCGACGCCAATCCGGTGCGATCCGCCTGGGATCGTAAGTTCACCGAAATCGACTAG
- the bioB gene encoding biotin synthase BioB — MTTATQDAQGSALDESNILELARTKVLERGEGLNYEETLAVLNLPDEKIEELLELAHEVRVKWCGDEVEVEGIVSLKTGGCPEDCHFCSQSAMFNSPVRAARIDIPELIESAKQTRKTGASEFCIVAAVRGPDERLMNDLIDATHAIKDEVDIEIAASVGMITLEQAQRLKDAGVHRYNHNLETSESYFPQVVTTHTFEERIDTLKNVRQVGMEVCTGGILGLGETREQRAEFAQNLASVDPTEVPMNFLDPRPGTPFADKEPMEANEALRAIGAFRLALPKTTLRFAGGRELTLGDLGAEQGLLGGINAVIVGNYLTTLGRPAETDLDMLGKLRLPIRALNETI, encoded by the coding sequence ATGACCACGGCTACGCAGGACGCCCAGGGTAGCGCCCTTGATGAGAGCAACATTCTCGAGCTCGCACGCACCAAGGTGCTCGAGCGCGGCGAAGGACTGAACTACGAGGAGACTCTCGCGGTGCTGAATCTGCCCGACGAGAAGATCGAAGAGCTCCTCGAACTGGCGCACGAGGTGCGCGTGAAGTGGTGCGGCGACGAAGTTGAGGTGGAGGGCATTGTCTCGCTGAAGACCGGCGGCTGCCCCGAGGACTGCCACTTCTGTTCCCAGTCGGCCATGTTCAACAGCCCCGTGCGTGCCGCGCGTATTGACATCCCTGAGCTGATTGAATCGGCCAAGCAGACCCGCAAGACCGGCGCCAGCGAATTCTGCATCGTGGCCGCCGTACGCGGCCCGGACGAGCGGCTGATGAATGATCTCATCGACGCCACCCATGCCATTAAGGACGAGGTGGATATCGAGATCGCTGCCTCGGTGGGCATGATCACCCTCGAGCAGGCGCAGCGCCTCAAGGACGCCGGCGTGCACCGCTATAACCACAACCTTGAGACCAGCGAGTCCTACTTCCCGCAGGTTGTTACCACCCACACCTTCGAGGAGCGCATCGACACCCTCAAGAACGTGCGCCAGGTGGGTATGGAGGTCTGCACCGGCGGTATTTTGGGGCTGGGTGAAACCCGTGAGCAACGCGCCGAGTTCGCTCAAAACTTGGCCTCGGTGGACCCCACCGAGGTGCCCATGAACTTCCTCGACCCCCGCCCGGGTACTCCCTTTGCTGATAAGGAGCCCATGGAGGCCAACGAGGCCCTGCGTGCCATTGGTGCCTTCCGTCTGGCTCTGCCCAAGACCACCCTGCGCTTCGCCGGTGGACGCGAACTCACTCTCGGCGATCTCGGTGCCGAGCAGGGCTTGCTGGGCGGTATCAACGCGGTGATCGTGGGCAACTACCTCACCACCTTGGGCCGTCCCGCCGAAACCGACCTCGACATGTTGGGCAAGCTGCGCCTGCCGATCCGAGCCCTCAATGAGACGATCTGA